From a region of the Listeria monocytogenes ATCC 19117 genome:
- a CDS encoding metal-dependent hydrolase, which translates to MKISFHGQSCIKIITGDTTILVDPFISGNEKCDLKAEEQMPDFIVLSHGHDDHVGDTVEIAKNSGATVICNADLASFLAVEDGLENIAPMHIGGKRQFSFGQVKLTQAFHGSQTVRDGRIVNLGFPTGIVFTIEDKNIYFAGDTGLFSDMKLIGELNPLDVAFLPIGDNFTMGPEDAAIAARFLQAKLVVPMHYNTFPLIAQDPHKFVASLDEGITGKVLEIGEGIEI; encoded by the coding sequence ATGAAGATTTCATTTCATGGTCAGTCTTGTATTAAAATAATTACTGGGGATACAACTATTCTCGTGGATCCATTTATTTCTGGTAATGAGAAATGTGATTTAAAAGCGGAAGAGCAGATGCCTGACTTTATCGTTCTGTCGCATGGACATGATGATCATGTCGGTGATACAGTTGAAATTGCTAAGAATTCTGGAGCAACCGTTATCTGTAATGCGGATTTGGCTTCTTTTTTAGCAGTAGAGGATGGGCTTGAAAATATCGCTCCAATGCATATTGGCGGGAAAAGACAGTTTAGTTTTGGCCAAGTGAAGTTGACGCAAGCTTTTCACGGATCGCAGACGGTTCGAGATGGTCGCATTGTTAACCTTGGTTTCCCAACTGGGATTGTATTTACGATAGAAGATAAAAATATTTATTTTGCAGGGGACACTGGTTTGTTTTCTGATATGAAATTAATTGGTGAATTAAATCCGCTAGACGTTGCTTTCTTGCCGATTGGGGATAATTTTACCATGGGACCAGAAGATGCGGCGATTGCGGCACGGTTTTTACAAGCGAAATTAGTTGTTCCAATGCATTACAATACGTTTCCTTTGATTGCGCAAGATCCGCACAAATTTGTTGCATCGCTTGATGAGGGGATAACTGGAAAAGTACTTGAAATTGGGGAAGGTATCGAAATCTAA
- the ytoI gene encoding CBS-HotDog domain-containing transcription factor YtoI — MATKHEQILKYIENLAVGEKISVRKIAKNLSVSEGTAYRAIKDAEIIGFVSTIKRVGTLRIERKQKDSIEKLTFAEIVNMIDGQVLGGRAGLYKSLNKFVIGAMTVEAMERYTDAGNLLIVGNRVSAHELALKRGAAVLITGGFDTDDEVKRLADEKELPILSTSYDTFTVATMINRAIYDQLIKKEVVFVEDILTPLETTAFLSTSDKVEDWHKMEEATGHSRFPVVNRAMRLTGMVTSKDILEKNPSISIERVMTKNPLTVGPKMSVASVAHMMIWESIEVIPVVKDDLTLIGIVSRQDILKSMQMIQKQPQVGETIDDTIANQLSEKADTGEEADYEFKVSPQMTNSLGTLSYGVFTQVVCDVVQQKLFSMKKRNVAIENVTMYFLKPVQMDATIIIKPRILEMGRKAGKLDVELYLEGILTGKAIVACQMMER, encoded by the coding sequence GTGGCCACAAAACATGAACAGATTTTAAAATACATTGAAAATCTTGCAGTTGGAGAAAAAATATCTGTACGAAAAATCGCGAAAAACTTGTCTGTAAGCGAGGGAACTGCTTATCGGGCTATTAAAGATGCAGAAATCATTGGGTTTGTTTCTACTATTAAACGAGTGGGAACACTTCGAATTGAACGGAAGCAAAAAGATAGTATCGAAAAATTAACTTTTGCTGAGATTGTGAATATGATTGATGGGCAAGTGCTAGGAGGTCGTGCGGGGCTTTATAAATCGCTTAATAAGTTTGTTATTGGGGCGATGACAGTGGAAGCGATGGAACGCTATACCGATGCAGGAAACTTATTAATTGTCGGAAATAGAGTGAGCGCTCATGAACTTGCTTTGAAACGTGGCGCCGCGGTACTGATTACTGGTGGGTTTGATACGGACGACGAAGTGAAACGGTTGGCGGACGAGAAAGAACTGCCCATTTTATCGACTTCGTATGATACGTTTACAGTTGCAACGATGATTAACCGCGCGATTTATGACCAATTAATTAAAAAAGAAGTAGTATTTGTGGAGGATATTTTGACCCCATTAGAAACAACTGCATTTTTATCTACGTCTGATAAAGTGGAAGATTGGCATAAAATGGAAGAAGCGACAGGTCATAGTCGATTTCCTGTAGTTAACCGAGCGATGCGACTGACTGGGATGGTTACAAGTAAGGATATTCTGGAAAAAAATCCAAGTATTTCAATTGAACGAGTAATGACGAAAAATCCGTTAACTGTGGGACCAAAAATGAGTGTAGCCTCGGTGGCGCACATGATGATTTGGGAGAGTATCGAAGTAATTCCAGTCGTTAAAGATGACTTAACATTAATCGGGATTGTTAGCAGACAGGATATTCTAAAATCTATGCAAATGATTCAAAAACAACCGCAAGTCGGTGAAACAATTGATGATACGATTGCGAATCAGCTTTCTGAAAAAGCAGATACTGGAGAAGAGGCAGATTATGAATTTAAAGTTAGCCCGCAAATGACTAATTCACTCGGAACATTATCGTATGGTGTATTTACACAAGTGGTTTGTGACGTCGTACAGCAAAAACTATTTTCTATGAAAAAACGGAATGTAGCGATTGAAAATGTAACGATGTATTTCCTAAAACCTGTTCAAATGGACGCGACAATTATTATTAAACCGCGAATTTTGGAGATGGGGCGTAAGGCCGGTAAGCTTGATGTAGAGCTTTACTTAGAAGGAATTTTGACCGGAAAAGCTATTGTCGCTTGTCAAATGATGGAACGTTAA
- the accA gene encoding acetyl-CoA carboxylase carboxyl transferase subunit alpha, giving the protein MANEMEFEKPILELKSKIADLKEYNETSDVDLTNEIEKLEKRLAKLESSIYSNMTAWDKFQVARHPERPTTLDYISLLFEDFMELHGDRAFGDDAAIVGGIATFHGIPVTVIGHQRGKDTKDNLHRNFGMPHPEGFRKALRLMKQADKFGRPIICFIDTKGAYPGRAAEERGQSEAIARNLYEMSDMKVPIISIVIGEGGSGGALALGVGNQIFMLENAVFSVISPEGAAAILWKDASQAKKAAESMRITADDLFELGITDGIIPEVKGGAHRDLNAQAEEINKTITKSLHALMAFSEEQLMEQRYEKFKKIGVYDTL; this is encoded by the coding sequence ATGGCGAATGAGATGGAATTTGAGAAACCGATTTTAGAATTAAAAAGTAAGATTGCTGACTTAAAAGAGTACAATGAAACTTCTGATGTGGATTTGACCAATGAAATTGAAAAGCTAGAAAAACGCTTAGCTAAGTTAGAATCAAGCATTTATAGCAATATGACTGCTTGGGATAAATTTCAAGTAGCTCGCCATCCAGAAAGACCTACGACACTTGATTATATTTCACTTTTATTCGAAGACTTCATGGAACTTCACGGGGATCGCGCATTTGGTGACGATGCTGCAATTGTTGGCGGTATCGCAACTTTCCACGGTATCCCAGTGACAGTTATTGGTCACCAACGTGGTAAAGATACAAAAGATAATTTACATCGTAATTTTGGTATGCCTCATCCTGAAGGTTTCCGTAAAGCGCTACGTTTGATGAAACAAGCAGATAAATTTGGCCGACCAATTATTTGCTTCATCGATACGAAAGGTGCTTATCCAGGTCGAGCTGCGGAAGAACGCGGTCAAAGTGAAGCCATTGCTAGAAATCTTTATGAAATGAGCGATATGAAAGTACCAATTATTTCTATTGTAATCGGTGAAGGTGGAAGTGGTGGAGCACTCGCTCTTGGTGTTGGAAATCAAATTTTCATGCTTGAAAATGCAGTTTTCTCTGTTATTTCACCAGAAGGAGCAGCAGCTATTTTATGGAAAGATGCCAGTCAAGCGAAGAAAGCAGCAGAGTCTATGCGGATTACAGCTGACGATTTATTTGAACTTGGCATTACAGATGGAATTATTCCAGAAGTAAAAGGCGGTGCGCACCGAGATTTAAATGCGCAAGCCGAAGAAATTAACAAAACTATCACGAAGTCTTTACATGCACTAATGGCATTTTCTGAAGAACAATTAATGGAACAGCGTTATGAGAAATTCAAGAAAATCGGTGTATACGATACTTTATAA
- the dnaE gene encoding DNA polymerase III subunit alpha, protein MGFVHLQVASAYDLLSSTASIDKLIAKAKEYHYPALAITDKNVLYGVVEFYQKCLAADIKPIIGMTVTIQGYLNPINSYELILIAESTAGYHELLKIASAIQTREEGPELPQSWLRAYSSNLIAISPGAKGEIERLLMEENREGALEVYANLVEIFGKESVYLSAQKENPRLFTKIETFSAEENVPVVATKNVQYIEPKDAQAKEVLTAIRDNRTVDWTTLPLAGPNYFTSQEEMERDWQTEFEKRACLETGELADRCHVEIALDQHLLPRFPLNEGQNASDVLRQTAFAGLKERNLLGVEYQERLEYELKVITEMGFADYFLIVWDVIRYSREAGILTGPGRGSAAGALVSYALRITDVDPIRYNLLFERFLNPERITMPDIDLDFPDNRRDEVISYVVSKYGEAHVAQIGTFGTLAAKAAIRDTARSFGLNSVLLSEWSKLIPSQLGITLQKALQESPRLENHIKSSKENEMIWEVACQLEGLPRHISTHAAGIVISDKPLVEQVALQLGSGDARLTQFAMGELEKIGLLKMDFLGLRNLSLLDRVLKSVNYTRETPLTLADISLEDKKTLKLFQTGDTTGVFQFESDGIRRVLRKLKPTSFEDVVAVDALYRPGPMEQIDTFIARKHGKEKIQYPHPDLAPILEVTYGVIVYQEQIIQVANQMAGFSLGEADLLRRAVSKKKADVLNEERIHFVEGAKSRGYSDASANQVYDMIVQFANYGFNRSHAAAYSKIAFQLAYLKAHFPAAFMSSLLSSVFGNDDKISQYITEAKNYGISMLAPSINHSNYYFQVENESSIRYSFRVIRKVPTKFILEIINERKKAPFRDFFDFCERMPHKMLSETVLEALVFSGCFDEFGEDRATILATIDAVLQYISLLGEDSKGMNLFAEDDDFLKKMKPRYRKTAPISIDEKLEKEKLYTGQYVSAHPVSYYQNKLQNLAITRLANLSSGKNYQVAAYVHEVKSIRTKKGETMCFLTISDDSKELSAVMFPESYRKFASFAQKGEILFLQVKADTRNGELQLIINKAEDLKEIKAPVRLFLKLTEPQQMEQIKPVLTRYKGDSKVIVHQAITKQTAELKNIQVTPSNELQEALEELLGKENVVIK, encoded by the coding sequence GTGGGGTTTGTTCATTTACAAGTTGCGAGCGCTTATGATTTGCTTTCAAGTACAGCATCGATTGATAAGCTAATCGCTAAAGCAAAAGAATACCATTATCCAGCCTTAGCAATTACGGATAAAAATGTACTTTACGGAGTAGTCGAGTTTTATCAAAAGTGTTTAGCGGCGGATATAAAACCAATTATCGGGATGACGGTGACAATTCAAGGTTACTTAAATCCAATTAATTCATATGAGTTGATATTAATTGCGGAATCAACCGCTGGATATCACGAGTTATTAAAAATCGCGAGTGCTATTCAAACGCGCGAAGAAGGCCCCGAATTGCCACAAAGCTGGTTACGCGCTTATAGCAGTAACTTGATTGCGATTTCACCTGGTGCCAAAGGAGAAATCGAACGTCTTCTGATGGAGGAGAATCGCGAGGGAGCACTGGAAGTTTATGCAAATTTAGTCGAAATTTTTGGTAAAGAATCTGTTTATTTATCTGCCCAAAAAGAAAATCCACGTCTTTTCACAAAAATAGAAACTTTTTCTGCAGAAGAAAATGTACCGGTTGTTGCGACGAAAAATGTACAATATATAGAACCAAAAGATGCGCAAGCAAAAGAAGTTTTAACGGCCATTCGTGATAATCGAACGGTCGATTGGACAACGTTACCACTTGCCGGACCAAATTATTTTACCTCACAAGAAGAAATGGAACGTGATTGGCAAACGGAGTTCGAAAAACGGGCATGCTTAGAAACTGGTGAACTTGCAGATCGTTGTCATGTCGAAATTGCTTTGGATCAGCATTTATTACCTAGATTTCCATTAAATGAAGGACAAAATGCATCAGATGTTTTGCGTCAAACAGCCTTTGCAGGATTAAAAGAACGAAATTTATTAGGTGTGGAATATCAGGAGCGTTTAGAATATGAATTAAAAGTCATTACGGAAATGGGTTTTGCAGATTACTTTCTAATCGTTTGGGATGTTATTCGTTATTCACGCGAGGCGGGAATTTTAACAGGTCCAGGTCGGGGCTCTGCGGCGGGGGCGCTTGTTTCCTATGCACTCAGAATTACGGATGTAGACCCGATTCGTTACAATTTGCTATTTGAACGATTTTTAAACCCAGAACGTATCACGATGCCCGATATTGATTTGGATTTTCCAGATAATCGCCGCGATGAAGTGATTTCGTATGTGGTATCTAAATACGGAGAAGCGCATGTGGCGCAAATCGGCACGTTTGGAACACTAGCGGCAAAAGCGGCGATTCGCGATACTGCGAGGAGTTTTGGGCTAAATTCTGTACTATTATCTGAATGGTCTAAGTTGATTCCAAGTCAGTTAGGTATTACGTTACAAAAAGCACTACAAGAAAGTCCGCGTTTAGAAAACCATATTAAAAGCTCTAAAGAAAATGAAATGATTTGGGAAGTTGCTTGTCAACTGGAAGGCTTGCCACGTCATATTTCAACGCACGCAGCCGGAATAGTAATTAGTGACAAGCCACTCGTAGAACAAGTCGCGCTACAATTAGGTAGCGGAGATGCACGTTTGACCCAGTTTGCTATGGGAGAATTAGAGAAAATCGGCTTACTTAAAATGGACTTTTTAGGACTTAGAAATCTTAGTTTACTTGATCGTGTTTTGAAATCAGTCAATTATACTAGAGAAACTCCGTTAACATTAGCAGATATTTCCTTAGAAGATAAAAAAACATTGAAACTATTCCAAACAGGTGACACGACAGGGGTATTCCAATTTGAATCGGACGGGATTCGACGCGTGCTCCGAAAATTAAAACCAACTTCTTTTGAAGATGTCGTGGCGGTAGATGCGCTTTATCGTCCGGGTCCAATGGAACAAATTGATACATTTATCGCTAGAAAACACGGAAAAGAAAAAATTCAATATCCTCATCCAGATTTAGCGCCTATTTTGGAAGTGACATACGGCGTTATCGTTTATCAAGAGCAAATTATTCAAGTAGCGAACCAAATGGCTGGATTTTCGCTTGGAGAAGCAGATTTATTAAGACGAGCGGTCAGCAAGAAAAAAGCAGATGTCCTAAACGAAGAGCGAATTCACTTTGTGGAAGGTGCTAAGAGTAGAGGTTATTCAGATGCTAGCGCTAACCAAGTGTATGATATGATTGTTCAATTCGCGAATTACGGTTTCAACCGAAGTCACGCTGCAGCATATTCAAAAATCGCTTTTCAATTAGCTTATTTAAAAGCACATTTTCCAGCTGCATTTATGTCGTCGCTTCTTAGCTCTGTTTTTGGCAATGACGACAAAATTTCCCAGTACATTACCGAAGCAAAAAACTACGGAATTAGCATGTTAGCGCCAAGCATCAACCATAGTAATTACTACTTCCAAGTGGAGAATGAATCATCTATCCGCTATAGTTTCCGTGTTATTCGTAAAGTGCCAACGAAATTCATTTTAGAAATTATTAACGAACGAAAAAAAGCACCTTTCCGAGATTTCTTTGATTTTTGTGAAAGAATGCCACATAAAATGCTCTCAGAAACCGTTTTAGAAGCACTTGTATTTTCTGGGTGTTTTGACGAATTTGGCGAGGATCGAGCAACGATTTTGGCAACCATTGATGCAGTGCTACAATATATTTCGCTACTCGGTGAAGATTCGAAAGGAATGAATCTTTTCGCGGAAGATGATGACTTTTTGAAAAAGATGAAACCACGCTACCGGAAAACCGCGCCCATTTCGATTGATGAAAAGCTGGAGAAAGAAAAATTATACACGGGTCAATACGTTTCAGCGCATCCAGTATCGTACTACCAAAATAAATTACAAAATCTTGCTATTACAAGACTTGCAAATCTTTCTTCCGGCAAAAACTATCAAGTAGCTGCTTATGTACATGAAGTCAAATCAATTAGAACAAAAAAGGGCGAAACGATGTGCTTTTTAACAATTAGTGATGATTCAAAAGAACTGAGCGCCGTCATGTTCCCGGAAAGTTATCGTAAATTCGCGAGCTTTGCACAAAAAGGGGAGATTCTCTTTTTGCAAGTCAAAGCAGACACAAGGAACGGAGAGCTACAGTTAATTATCAATAAAGCAGAAGATTTAAAAGAAATAAAAGCCCCCGTACGATTGTTCCTAAAATTAACGGAACCACAGCAAATGGAACAAATTAAGCCAGTTTTAACTCGTTATAAAGGCGACAGTAAGGTCATTGTGCATCAAGCAATAACGAAACAAACTGCTGAGCTGAAAAATATTCAAGTAACGCCATCAAATGAGCTGCAAGAAGCGTTAGAAGAGCTACTCGGTAAAGAGAATGTAGTCATTAAGTAA
- the pyk gene encoding pyruvate kinase, giving the protein MKKTKIVCTIGPASESVDTLVQLIEAGMNVARLNFSHGDFEEHGARIVNIREASKKTGKQVAILLDTKGPEIRTNDMVGGKLEFQTGDVVRVSMTPVEGTKEKFSVTYGELYDDVEIGSSILLDDGLIGLEVIEKDEANRELVTKVLNPGVLKNKKGVNVPNVSINLPGITEKDAADIRFGLEQGIDFIAASFVRRATDVLEITKILEEHNATHVQIIPKIENQEGVDNIDEILQVSQGLMVARGDLGVEIPAEEVPIVQKELIRKCNKLGKPVITATQMLDSMQRNPRPTRAEASDVANAIFDGTDAIMLSGETAAGDYPVEAVKMMAKIAVRTEEVLVAQDKFALKLHENTDMTEAIGQAVGHTAKNLNVQTIVAATQSGHTARMISKYRPKSHIVAVTFNEHVYRGLALSWGVYPRLATPVSNTDEMFDLAVKESLASGVAKQGDLIIITAGVPVTESGTTNVMKIQLIGEKVVKGQGIGSKSVIGKAIVAKSNAEALEKAEEGGILIVKTTDKEMLPAFEKSAAVVVEEGGLTSHAAVVGINLGIPVIVGAKDATSLVKDGEIITVDSRQGVVYNGKTATH; this is encoded by the coding sequence ATGAAAAAAACGAAAATTGTTTGTACAATTGGTCCTGCAAGTGAGTCAGTTGACACATTAGTTCAGTTGATCGAAGCAGGAATGAACGTTGCACGTCTTAATTTCTCTCACGGAGATTTTGAAGAGCACGGTGCGCGTATTGTAAATATCCGCGAAGCATCGAAAAAAACTGGTAAACAAGTGGCTATCTTACTTGATACAAAAGGTCCAGAAATCCGTACAAACGACATGGTCGGCGGAAAATTAGAATTCCAAACAGGTGATGTTGTACGTGTTTCTATGACTCCTGTTGAAGGAACAAAAGAAAAATTCTCCGTGACTTACGGCGAACTTTACGATGATGTAGAAATTGGTTCTTCCATTTTACTTGATGACGGCTTAATCGGTCTTGAAGTAATCGAAAAAGACGAAGCTAATCGCGAACTAGTAACAAAAGTACTTAACCCAGGTGTACTTAAAAATAAAAAAGGTGTTAACGTACCAAACGTTTCTATCAACCTACCAGGAATCACAGAAAAAGATGCTGCTGATATCCGCTTTGGTTTAGAACAAGGTATTGATTTTATCGCTGCATCTTTCGTACGTCGTGCTACAGATGTTCTTGAAATCACTAAAATTCTAGAAGAGCACAATGCAACTCACGTACAAATCATTCCTAAAATCGAAAACCAAGAAGGCGTTGATAATATCGACGAAATCTTACAAGTATCTCAAGGCCTAATGGTTGCTCGTGGGGACCTTGGTGTTGAAATTCCAGCTGAAGAAGTTCCGATTGTACAAAAAGAACTTATCAGAAAATGTAATAAACTTGGTAAACCTGTTATTACTGCAACACAAATGCTTGATTCCATGCAACGTAACCCACGTCCAACTCGCGCTGAAGCAAGTGACGTAGCGAATGCGATTTTTGATGGAACAGATGCAATTATGTTGTCCGGTGAAACAGCTGCTGGGGATTATCCAGTAGAAGCAGTTAAAATGATGGCGAAAATCGCTGTTCGTACAGAAGAAGTACTAGTTGCTCAAGATAAATTTGCACTTAAACTTCACGAAAATACGGATATGACAGAAGCTATCGGTCAAGCAGTTGGCCATACTGCGAAAAACCTAAATGTACAAACTATTGTTGCTGCGACTCAAAGTGGTCACACAGCGCGTATGATCTCTAAATACCGTCCTAAATCTCATATCGTTGCTGTAACATTCAACGAGCATGTATACCGCGGTTTAGCACTTTCATGGGGTGTTTATCCTCGCCTAGCTACTCCAGTTAGCAACACAGATGAAATGTTCGACCTTGCAGTGAAAGAATCTCTTGCTTCTGGCGTTGCAAAACAAGGCGACTTAATTATCATCACTGCTGGTGTTCCAGTTACTGAAAGTGGAACAACAAACGTAATGAAAATCCAATTAATTGGTGAAAAAGTTGTTAAAGGCCAAGGTATTGGCAGCAAATCTGTTATCGGTAAAGCAATCGTTGCTAAATCCAATGCAGAAGCACTTGAAAAAGCAGAAGAAGGCGGAATCTTAATCGTTAAAACAACGGATAAAGAAATGCTACCTGCATTCGAGAAAAGTGCAGCAGTTGTTGTGGAAGAAGGCGGCTTGACTAGCCACGCAGCAGTTGTAGGAATCAACCTAGGCATTCCTGTCATCGTTGGCGCTAAAGATGCAACATCTCTTGTAAAAGACGGTGAAATCATTACTGTTGATTCTCGTCAAGGTGTTGTATATAACGGCAAAACAGCAACACATTAA
- the accD gene encoding acetyl-CoA carboxylase, carboxyltransferase subunit beta — MLGDLFTKPKKRKYATIPSDGTKADVPEGIMTKCPECKKIMYTKELQKNLMVCNYCGFHHPIGAKARIDMLVDEGSFEEIDASLTTANPLGFEDYMDRIEKDKQKSGLNEAIVTGHATIDGNPLVIAVMDSRFRMASMGSVVGEKIFRAVEDADKTNKPFVIFTASGGARMQEGMLSLMQMAKTSAAFKRFSNHGGLIITVMTHPTTGGVSASFASLGDYNFAEPGALIGFAGRRVIEQTVREELPEDFQTSEFLLKHGQLDDCISRLDLQNKLSFILSIHVKTPEVGGEADGE, encoded by the coding sequence TTGCTAGGAGACTTGTTTACAAAACCAAAAAAGAGAAAATATGCCACAATTCCTTCTGATGGAACGAAAGCAGATGTTCCAGAAGGTATTATGACAAAATGTCCGGAATGTAAAAAAATAATGTATACCAAAGAATTGCAAAAAAATCTTATGGTATGTAATTATTGTGGTTTTCATCATCCAATTGGGGCAAAAGCACGAATCGATATGCTAGTTGATGAAGGCTCTTTTGAAGAAATTGATGCTAGTTTAACGACAGCAAATCCACTTGGTTTTGAAGATTATATGGATCGTATTGAGAAAGATAAGCAAAAATCTGGTTTAAATGAAGCCATTGTTACTGGTCATGCTACAATTGATGGTAATCCGCTTGTTATTGCAGTGATGGATTCTCGTTTTAGAATGGCAAGTATGGGCTCTGTTGTCGGTGAAAAAATCTTTCGTGCCGTGGAAGATGCCGATAAAACAAATAAACCGTTTGTTATTTTCACTGCTTCAGGTGGCGCGCGTATGCAAGAGGGGATGCTTTCGCTTATGCAAATGGCGAAAACCTCTGCTGCATTTAAACGATTTAGCAATCACGGGGGACTGATTATTACGGTAATGACGCACCCAACTACTGGTGGGGTTTCTGCTAGTTTTGCATCCCTTGGAGACTATAACTTTGCAGAACCAGGCGCACTTATTGGCTTTGCTGGACGCCGGGTAATAGAACAAACCGTTCGTGAAGAATTACCAGAAGACTTCCAAACGTCGGAGTTTTTATTAAAGCATGGACAACTAGATGACTGTATTTCACGCCTTGATCTGCAAAATAAATTAAGTTTTATTTTAAGCATTCACGTGAAAACACCTGAAGTAGGAGGTGAAGCGGATGGCGAATGA
- the pfkA gene encoding 6-phosphofructokinase: MKRIAILTSGGDAPGMNAATRAVVRKAIYEGLEVYGINYGFLGLVNGDIRKLELGSVGDLLHRGGTFLYSARYPEFATEEGQLKGIEQLKKHQIDGLVVIGGDGSYHGAEALTKRGFPTIGIPGTIDNDISGTDFTIGFDTALNTVLDALDKIRDTATSHERTFIIEVMGRDAGDIALWSGLAGGAEAIIVPEESFNMDDVVDRLNKGRERGKKHSIIVVAEGVMSGNEFAKQLAEYGDYHARVTVLGHVQRGGSPTAFDRVLASRLGARSVELLLENRGGLAVGIRENRIVENDISEILKEKHTLDQKLFDLASILSI, from the coding sequence ATGAAACGAATTGCAATTTTAACAAGTGGAGGAGACGCTCCAGGAATGAATGCAGCCACTCGTGCTGTTGTACGGAAAGCAATCTATGAAGGACTTGAAGTTTACGGTATTAACTATGGCTTTTTAGGGCTAGTCAATGGTGATATTCGTAAACTAGAATTAGGTTCTGTTGGTGATTTACTTCACCGCGGAGGTACATTCCTTTATTCCGCAAGATATCCTGAATTCGCTACAGAAGAAGGACAACTTAAAGGAATTGAACAATTGAAAAAACATCAAATCGATGGCCTTGTGGTTATTGGTGGAGATGGTTCTTATCACGGAGCGGAAGCACTTACAAAACGTGGATTCCCAACTATTGGTATCCCAGGAACTATTGATAATGATATTTCTGGAACTGATTTTACTATTGGTTTTGATACAGCGTTAAACACTGTTCTTGATGCACTTGATAAAATCCGCGATACAGCTACAAGTCATGAACGTACTTTCATTATTGAAGTTATGGGACGTGACGCTGGTGATATCGCTCTTTGGTCTGGACTTGCTGGTGGTGCTGAAGCTATCATCGTTCCAGAAGAAAGTTTTAATATGGATGATGTCGTGGATCGTTTGAACAAAGGTCGCGAACGTGGTAAAAAACATAGTATTATCGTCGTTGCTGAGGGCGTAATGTCCGGTAATGAATTCGCTAAACAATTAGCTGAATATGGCGATTATCATGCACGTGTAACTGTTCTTGGACACGTTCAACGTGGTGGTAGCCCAACTGCATTTGACCGTGTACTTGCAAGCCGTCTTGGTGCACGTTCAGTAGAATTATTGTTAGAAAACCGCGGAGGATTAGCTGTTGGAATCCGTGAAAATAGAATTGTCGAAAATGACATTAGTGAAATTTTGAAAGAAAAACACACACTTGATCAAAAATTATTTGATCTAGCATCTATTTTGTCGATTTAA
- a CDS encoding DHH family phosphoesterase: MKSEILQQIKQYETIILHRHVRPDPDAYGSQMGLAEIIRASFPEKKVYSVGNDEKSLQFLGIVDEITDEIYKDALVIVCDTANQERISDGRFNLGKALIKIDHHPNDDAYGDLLWVDTTASSCSEMIVAFWEMFSDELILNETAARLLYAGIVGDTGRFLYPSTTEETLRLSAHLVTFPFDRPALYRELYELPKNTVKLSGYILQNFVMDENGAATVYLSDTLLNEFEVDPRDASALVSCIENVEGIKAWIMFIQEGPVFRARLRSKGPVINELAKEYGGGGHPLASGATLHNEEEIKEMTAKLQRICADK, encoded by the coding sequence ATGAAAAGTGAGATTTTACAACAAATAAAACAATATGAAACGATTATTTTGCATAGACATGTACGGCCTGACCCAGATGCATACGGATCGCAAATGGGGCTTGCGGAAATTATCCGGGCTAGCTTTCCTGAGAAAAAAGTCTATTCAGTTGGAAATGATGAAAAGTCGCTCCAATTTCTTGGTATAGTGGACGAAATAACGGATGAAATTTATAAAGATGCGCTTGTGATTGTGTGTGACACCGCGAACCAAGAACGGATTTCAGACGGGCGTTTTAACCTTGGTAAAGCACTTATAAAAATTGACCACCATCCAAATGATGATGCGTATGGTGATTTACTTTGGGTGGACACGACGGCTTCTTCTTGTAGTGAAATGATTGTCGCTTTTTGGGAAATGTTTTCGGATGAGTTAATTTTGAATGAAACTGCTGCAAGACTCCTTTATGCGGGAATTGTTGGTGATACTGGGCGCTTCTTGTATCCAAGCACAACGGAAGAGACGTTACGTTTATCTGCGCATTTAGTGACATTTCCATTTGATCGTCCGGCGCTTTACCGAGAATTATATGAATTACCGAAAAATACGGTAAAACTTTCTGGATATATTTTGCAAAACTTTGTCATGGATGAAAATGGCGCTGCAACCGTTTATTTAAGTGATACGCTTTTAAACGAGTTTGAAGTTGATCCGCGCGACGCTTCCGCACTTGTTTCGTGTATCGAAAATGTGGAAGGTATCAAGGCATGGATTATGTTCATTCAAGAAGGTCCCGTTTTTAGAGCTCGTTTACGTTCTAAAGGTCCAGTTATTAATGAATTAGCCAAAGAGTATGGCGGCGGCGGACATCCGCTTGCTTCTGGTGCGACACTTCATAATGAAGAAGAAATAAAGGAAATGACGGCAAAATTGCAACGCATTTGTGCCGATAAATAA